The genomic stretch CGTCCAATGTGACCGATATGTCGTGGATGTTCAGCGGCTCTGCGTTCAACCAGGACATCAGCGGCTGGAACACCTCCAAGGTGACTGAGATGGGCATGATGTTCTACAACGCCGACGCGTTCAACCAAGACATCAGCGGCTGGGACACCTCGAACGTCTCCAACATGCTCTACATGTTCTTTGCCAACGACTCGTTCGATCAGGACCTCAGCAACTGGAATGTTGCCAAAGTAGGCGAAACGTACCACATGTACTTCAACGGTTCCTCTGTGCTGACGAATGACCACATCCCGTACGCCTTCAGGGAACCGACGTCCGTGACCTTCACCCCGGTTTCCAGCCCGAACGCCTCCGCCACCATCATTGACGCGATGAACGCGGACCTGACGTACAAGGCGGCCCCGGAATACCTTGCCGGCATCAAGGGAGTCTTCATGGGTGACTTCTCGACGTACTGGGCGTGGGCCGGCTACAGCGGGGCCACCAGCCCCGCCAGGGAGGCTTACACCACCGCCCACGCCAGCATGTACAACCCGCTTGGCGAGTACGTGACGTACGATGCGATCCTGAACCGCGCAGACAGCGGTGTCCCCGACCTGAAGACAGCCAGCTGGAACGCGCAGAACGCCTTCGAGAACGGCGGCACCATCAGGTTGCAGCAGAAGTACGTGGACGCACTCCGCGCCCAGTACCAAACCGCCCTGGACGCTCCCCGGATCGATCCGGTAACCGCGGTGCCTGCGGCCACGTACACTCCGATCCCGGCCAGCGCCGGAACGGCGGATCAGGTCGCCTGGGCCAACGCACAACTCGGCTACGCTGCCTCACAGTTCACGCTGTACGAGCGGGAATCCCAGCTGCGGAATGACTGGACCATGATCGATGACATGGGCCGCGCCCGGGACGCTACCCCTGCAGGCCAGGCGTACAAAGCCTGGGTGGATGCAGGGCAGCGCGACTACTCCACTGAAATCAACAACGGAAGCAACTCGACCCTGGTCAACCTGGCAGGGACGTTCGGCAACACAATGTTCGACTTCAAGTACTTCTCTTCCGGGACGGCGGCGAACATCAAGCCGGCGCAGCAGGCATATGTGGACGCGATGCGCGCCTACTACGCGGCAATCCTGGTCGAAGCCAACAAGTAAGCGGAACGTTCAGCTACGCAATCAGAAATGGTCCGGTCGGAGTCTTCGGCCGGGCCACTTCTGGCTTTACCCGCAGTCGTCACAGACTCCAGTAGCCGGCAACTGCAACCCGCAGCCCGGGCAGACAGGGCGCACCTTCGGGAGCGCCGGTGTTCTGCGCTGAACCCGGGCTGAATACTCCCGGGTGAGCTGGGCTGCAGCATCCGCCGGCAGTTCCCGGCAATAGACCCGGTAGCAGTTGAGACGCTCGGCGGCCGCGACCATCTCAAGGTCGTAAGGGTCATCAATGGTCTCGCTACCAGCCCGGCGGAGCACCTCATTGAAACCGGATCCGACCATCCCGTCGCCGGTGTGCACGACGAGTGAGGACAGCGCGGGAAGCGCCCGTTCCTCGCATGCTGAGATGACCCCGGCCAGGACGTCGCCCATCCAGTAATTGAGCTGCTGGGTCGTATGGACGCCGCTTGCTTCTGACAGGGCCCGGGCCAGGTTCTTGTAGGTGATGTAGTTCCCGTACTCGGAGGCAACCATTTCCAGTAAGGGAACAGCGGACGCTGTCCATGCCTGCAAAGCCTCGCTGCGGGGCAGGTGAACGGCCCGGTGCGGTTCCCGCCAGGTGCCGGGCAATTCGGTCATGTTTCTGCTTTCATCGATGATGCTGCTGCCGCCCCTGATCCTAACGTGCTGCCGGTTGGTAAGAATTGCGTCCACTCGCGGCATGCCTGCGTGTTATCTCGCCGACAACAGCCAGCAGCCTGAGAAGGCCCGTCAGCCACCGCAACGCATAGGGACAGTAAGCGGCCGAAGCACACCCATCATTCCAGCGCCGCAACTGACCGGGAAGGGTCCGATTGTGAGCCGAGATAGAACTGGAAACGTTGTCCTCGAACCGTTGCCCGCTACGGTAACGACAGCGCAGGAGGCCCGCGACCACATGGCTGTCCTGGAACACGTCGTCACGCGTGCCGGCTTCGATAAGAAGGTGGCCGTCACCGTCCGCTGCTACAACAACGAGGTGATGACCCGCGAATACGCTCGGGAGATTTTCCAGCTCATCACGGGAGAATACGGCGTCCCCAAGGCACGGTTCATTTCCCCGACCCTGGATGGTGCTGCCCACCTTTTCGACGCCGCCAATGACGCAG from Pseudarthrobacter chlorophenolicus A6 encodes the following:
- a CDS encoding BspA family leucine-rich repeat surface protein translates to MVAILAAGVLAAIFGVIPFAQDKGAQQDLDAITRGEGVAKAKDSRFMDTAGLDGAGYVTAKPGWNAATNANGSCYVALAMSGSGKLFVATDKAPGAVELTSTSDTSCVSSAVLDGIVGHLNPGAGSGSSPSYDITAARMVSTWDTSIVPAYGDPCTRITLPLAGTVDATIDWGDGSAPEKVTAGLPVHDYTGTPGPQTITIDGTFTGWNGDDWPTWSTECLTEVTQWGETGTTDAQGGFYSATHLTDVNRMPSTVTSYYGLFDSATSFNGDISDWDTSNVTDMSWMFSGSAFNQDISGWNTSKVTEMGMMFYNADAFNQDISGWDTSNVSNMLYMFFANDSFDQDLSNWNVAKVGETYHMYFNGSSVLTNDHIPYAFREPTSVTFTPVSSPNASATIIDAMNADLTYKAAPEYLAGIKGVFMGDFSTYWAWAGYSGATSPAREAYTTAHASMYNPLGEYVTYDAILNRADSGVPDLKTASWNAQNAFENGGTIRLQQKYVDALRAQYQTALDAPRIDPVTAVPAATYTPIPASAGTADQVAWANAQLGYAASQFTLYERESQLRNDWTMIDDMGRARDATPAGQAYKAWVDAGQRDYSTEINNGSNSTLVNLAGTFGNTMFDFKYFSSGTAANIKPAQQAYVDAMRAYYAAILVEANK